The following nucleotide sequence is from Fusobacterium varium.
GGTAGGGGAAGAAAGATGATAGATAACCAAGTAGGAAGAAGATATGCTGAGGCTATCTATGAAATCGCTGAATCTGCTGATAAAATAAAAGATATATATGAAAATTTAAATACTCTTATGGAGCTTTATAAAAATGATAATGAGTTTAAAACTTTTATAACTCATCCATTAATTGATATTGATGAGAAGAAAAAAGTTATAACAGAGATCTTTAAAGAAGCTGATGAAGAGACATTAAATACAATATTCTATATTCTTGATAAAAAAAGAATAGGAAATATAAGAAACATAGTAGCTGAATATTTAAAA
It contains:
- the atpH gene encoding ATP synthase F1 subunit delta — encoded protein: MIDNQVGRRYAEAIYEIAESADKIKDIYENLNTLMELYKNDNEFKTFITHPLIDIDEKKKVITEIFKEADEETLNTIFYILDKKRIGNIRNIVAEYLKIYYEKNQILDVEATFAVEPSEEQKQKLIDKLTKKTGKNINLTVKVDRSILGGGIIKIGDQVTDGSIRKELNALKRK